A portion of the Corynebacterium heidelbergense genome contains these proteins:
- the hisB gene encoding imidazoleglycerol-phosphate dehydratase HisB, whose protein sequence is MSRSARIHRATRESDITVEIDLDGSGQTTISTGLPFFNHMLTAFGAHGSFDLVVQAQGDTEIDAHHTVEDTAIVLGQALAQALGDKKGIRRFGDAYIPMDETLAHAAADVSGRPYYVGTGEPEALLTTIIGGHYATVINQHFFETLALNARIALHVRCLYGRDPHHITEAEYKAVARALRAAVEPDPRVSGIPSTKGTL, encoded by the coding sequence ATGAGCCGCAGCGCCCGCATCCACCGCGCTACCCGCGAATCAGACATCACCGTCGAGATTGACCTGGACGGCAGCGGACAGACCACCATCTCCACTGGCCTGCCCTTCTTCAACCACATGCTTACCGCTTTCGGCGCACACGGCTCTTTCGACCTGGTGGTGCAGGCCCAGGGCGATACTGAGATAGACGCCCACCACACGGTGGAGGACACGGCCATCGTCCTCGGCCAGGCCCTGGCGCAGGCCCTCGGCGACAAGAAGGGCATTCGCCGCTTCGGGGATGCCTACATCCCTATGGACGAGACCCTGGCCCACGCTGCAGCGGATGTCTCCGGGCGGCCCTACTACGTGGGTACGGGGGAGCCGGAGGCGCTGCTCACCACGATCATCGGCGGTCACTACGCCACCGTCATCAACCAGCACTTCTTTGAGACCCTGGCGCTCAACGCCCGCATCGCCCTGCACGTGCGCTGCCTCTACGGTCGGGACCCCCACCACATCACCGAGGCCGAGTACAAAGCGGTGGCCCGGGCCCTGCGCGCCGCCGTGGAGCCCGACCCCCGGGTCAGCGGGATCCCCTCCACCAAGGGCACCCTCTAG
- the hisH gene encoding imidazole glycerol phosphate synthase subunit HisH has product MPSSSTDSPSVALLDYGSGNIRSAHRALERAGAEVTVTRDPGTVLAADGLVVPGVGAFAACMAGLREVKGDRLIGQRLAGGRPVLGICVGMQIMFEGGVEYAEGTGATAAPGAGEWPGTVERLDADVLPHMGWNTVDVAEGSAMFAGAPANERYYFVHSYGVRRWELETDGRTQAPLVHWAEHGRSRFIAAVENGPLWATQFHPEKSGDAGARLLRNWVGTLRPSP; this is encoded by the coding sequence ATGCCTTCTTCCTCCACCGATTCCCCCAGCGTCGCCCTGCTGGACTACGGCAGCGGCAACATCCGGTCCGCCCACCGCGCCCTCGAGCGGGCCGGGGCAGAGGTCACCGTGACGCGGGACCCGGGTACCGTCCTGGCCGCCGATGGCCTCGTCGTGCCCGGGGTGGGCGCCTTCGCCGCCTGCATGGCAGGACTGCGGGAGGTCAAGGGCGACCGCCTCATCGGGCAGCGCCTGGCCGGCGGGCGCCCCGTGCTGGGGATCTGCGTGGGCATGCAGATCATGTTCGAGGGGGGAGTGGAATACGCCGAGGGGACAGGTGCTACGGCAGCCCCGGGCGCGGGGGAGTGGCCCGGTACGGTGGAGCGCCTCGACGCGGACGTGCTGCCGCACATGGGGTGGAACACCGTGGACGTCGCCGAGGGCAGCGCGATGTTCGCCGGGGCCCCGGCGAACGAGCGGTACTACTTCGTGCACTCCTATGGGGTGCGCCGATGGGAGCTGGAGACCGACGGGCGCACCCAGGCCCCCCTGGTGCACTGGGCGGAGCACGGTCGCTCCCGCTTCATCGCCGCCGTGGAGAACGGCCCGCTGTGGGCCACGCAGTTCCACCCGGAGAAATCCGGGGATGCCGGGGCCCGGCTGCTGCGCAACTGGGTGGGCACGCTGCGCCCCTCACCCTGA